From a single Aquincola tertiaricarbonis genomic region:
- a CDS encoding GH36-type glycosyl hydrolase domain-containing protein, which yields MLDPARGPLQAPIRAEVFGPQRFAQHGHSLAETHRVAAARLRQPTFQPRLLDNIEVLREAHRYIGTQAATGYDISPAAEWLLDNFHLIEAQLTQVREGLPRRYFRELPVLVEEPLSGLPRVYGVAWAFVAHTDGDFDEDLLAAFLDAYQHTRELQLSELWALPTTLRVVLIENLRRVAERVACNKAAREAAHLCCDRLGRLAVDQLEAIRLRLAQRGVDRMFLAQMALRLQDRRPGDESGLCPGHQAWLQQALPDPATQQAQHSADQAANNLSVRNAVTSLRDIGDADWFEIIARTSALMQLMLGAPVFEAEHAGTRDQTLHGIERLARRWALSERAVAQQLLALMRSAPADDAQAAVPLYWLRGAGRPALMRVLGLREPLLQRGRWLARRLALPAYLGAVLAGTLVLLAGLLQGSLMQGPLMQGSRMPPGGAWIGLALLMAFPASEAVIAVLHRLISESARPRSLPRLALREGIPAAHRVLVVVPAMLDSSASVDALAHRLELHHLANPEPAAQFALLSDWADADAAQVAGDEALLAHARQRIDALNARHPGEPNVGPRFLLLHRERRFSVSEQRWIGWERKRGKLEQLITALAQDLPGPFIDSGAASRLPVGVPYVLTLDSDTQLPPGSLRALVGVAAHPCNRPRVDAARRRVDAGYGMLQPRIAVPLPALRQVTRFHRLFAGQCGIDPYSAASSEVYQDLFGEGSFSGKGLLDVQAVHAVLSQRLPNDQVLSHDLFEGSLARCAVVTDISLIEESPFHADVAASRLHRWTRGDWQLLPLLLSPRRFRLRAVNRWKMIDNLRRSLVAPLSLLLLVLSLAGVGLVPAAALALVFAAFSAGPLMGAVAGLLPHRIELARLYFYRHALADLLRALAGGLWHLALQLHQARLDCDAVARALWRMGVSRRHLLQWTTAAVAQAQAATRLAVLLRRHAADPALATLLLGGLLLAGTPHAALAAVVCGIWAATPVWIWCASRPRSPRADAALLPAQQQYLEGVARDTWRFFERCVTADDLHLPPDNLQTVPHETLAHRTSPTNMGLYLLSAACAREFGWITGVELADRLEATLATMDRLPRHRGHFFNWYDTQTGAALLPIYVSTVDSGNLGGHLLAVSQACLALAAEPGTDEPLRGRLQLLASRCADLAWNADYRFLYHPRRRLFHIGYRVAEQALDAGLYDLLASESRLTSLLAIAKGDVPVSHWAALGRPFFAVGAVAGLRSWSGSMFEYLMPSLLLEEPEGSVLRDAGLAAVREQMHFASAHHVPWGISESAFAGRDHTLAYQYAPQGVPRLALRRTPPDELVVAPYATALAAEVAPRRAAANLVALQGLGARGALGFIEALDYTPARQVAGEGVARVSTFMSHHQGMSLVALANVLRDGVVRRWAMADAHVEAMAPLLHERAPRAVPSLNAPPAGPPLQALQRRGPGLLREVRPGAAALEPTHVLSNGRYSVTLRANGAGCSRWGSAGIHRWRDDALRDALGSFLYIRRGPLGRLASLTQHPAPDAAAAYASTYHADRVCFEARWPDLQAQVTVWVSPEDDIEFRQVELRNLGAATLDLELISAFELTLAEPRADEAHPAFSNLFVGAQWRPALQALVFERRPRLADERGLMAAHFLAASEPVQAVQAVRLQADRQRWLGRNRSASRPLALFEAAPGSPDAPADAPPVTLDTGLDPVCAMSLQLRIASGAKVLLTLATAATDNGGVLSAVIDKYRQPVHVERASLMSATLTGIRLRTLDIGPEAFAAVQSLTTALLFTLTQPRPLAGDAGQPPAIDRRQLWRFGMSGDRPIVLVSARESQGLGLLRSLAQALRLWSWGGMACDLVVINAEPASYAQPLQHALAVLRERHEAATAAQGGIVHTGFHLLQAHEVSAEELATLQGLARVRWLADGRPLVRHVQEWLALHEKAFEQRHEVSGTVLVAGSGPALPVPAPRGRFAAGGSEFRFEVAALLRPPRPWINVMANAGFGTQVSEAGGGYTWAGNSRLHQLTAWSNDAVADPPAEWLLLQDLRSREAWSATPCAWGVAEADAVTYQVTHGQGYSVISHRRRDVAVTLTWCVDPQQPLKQLQVAIHNLGTQTLRLRVVGLVEWAMGAGRADRATVHTTPLQQRLAQARLVALLATQGDASAGFGGSTAFFALAGPADEDEDWTCDRRECFDARGRLVLPDHFGRQHGAGLDPCAALSTRLDIAPGASAQRVFLLGHAPNLEAARELAVRAAAAPADQRLQQARQDWDTLLQATTVRTPDPLFDALVNRWLLYQTVSCRLWAKAGFYQAGGATGFRDQLQDAMALAWAAPRMLREQIVLAASRQFVEGDVQHWWHAPGGAGVRTHFSDDLLWLPWACAHYLRATDDAGLLDEAVPFLDGPAVPAGAEDLYDTPGRSGQSASVYEHAARAIDRSLRTGVHGLPLMGTGDWNDGMNRVGHQGRGESVWLGWFLCAMVADFAPIARARGERARADRWDAAAVGWQAALRGPAWDGAWFRRAFFDDGSPLGSEANAEARIDLIAQAWAVLSGVASWPQQLVAMAAVEAQLVDASAGLVRLLHPPLALAQPSAGYIQAYPAGVRENGGQYSHGAVWALMAQAQLWAGHAHPGSDEAAWRYFSWLSPAHRAADPTQGAVYGLEPYVMAGDVYTHVPYVGRGGWSWYTGAAAWMHRAAIESILGLKLAATTLCLQPCLPAHWPRAELVLRRDGRTLRFVLLRGTEAEALHLAATLPAGLLRPGQPLAWQETGEAACFVVPVEGPSA from the coding sequence ATGCTCGATCCTGCACGCGGCCCGCTGCAGGCGCCCATCCGCGCCGAGGTTTTCGGCCCGCAGCGCTTTGCCCAGCACGGTCACAGCCTCGCCGAGACGCACCGCGTGGCCGCGGCACGGCTGCGCCAGCCGACCTTCCAGCCGCGGCTGCTCGACAACATCGAGGTGCTGCGCGAAGCGCATCGCTACATCGGCACCCAGGCCGCCACCGGCTACGACATCAGCCCGGCGGCCGAATGGCTGCTGGACAACTTCCACCTGATCGAGGCGCAGCTCACGCAGGTGCGCGAGGGCTTGCCCCGGCGCTATTTCCGCGAGCTGCCGGTGCTGGTGGAAGAGCCGCTGTCCGGGCTGCCGCGCGTGTACGGGGTGGCCTGGGCCTTCGTGGCGCATACCGATGGCGACTTCGACGAAGACCTGCTGGCCGCCTTTCTAGACGCCTACCAGCACACGCGTGAACTCCAGCTCAGCGAGCTGTGGGCCCTGCCGACCACGCTGCGTGTGGTGCTGATCGAAAACCTGCGCCGCGTGGCCGAGCGCGTGGCCTGCAACAAGGCCGCCCGTGAGGCCGCCCACCTGTGCTGCGACCGGCTGGGCCGGCTGGCGGTGGACCAGCTCGAGGCCATCCGCCTGCGGCTGGCGCAGCGCGGCGTCGACCGCATGTTCCTGGCGCAGATGGCGTTGCGGCTGCAGGATCGCCGGCCCGGCGACGAGAGCGGCCTGTGCCCCGGCCACCAGGCGTGGCTGCAGCAGGCCTTGCCCGATCCGGCGACGCAGCAGGCCCAGCACAGCGCGGACCAGGCGGCCAACAACCTCAGCGTGCGCAATGCCGTCACCTCGCTGCGCGACATCGGCGACGCCGACTGGTTCGAGATCATCGCGCGCACCAGCGCCTTGATGCAGCTGATGCTGGGCGCGCCGGTGTTCGAAGCCGAACATGCCGGCACGCGCGACCAGACCTTGCACGGCATCGAACGGCTGGCGCGGCGCTGGGCGCTGAGTGAACGCGCCGTGGCGCAGCAACTGCTGGCGCTGATGCGCAGCGCGCCGGCCGACGATGCGCAGGCCGCCGTGCCGCTGTACTGGCTGCGCGGCGCCGGTCGGCCGGCGCTGATGCGGGTACTGGGGCTGCGCGAGCCGCTGCTGCAGCGCGGCCGATGGCTCGCCCGCCGGCTGGCACTGCCGGCCTACCTGGGCGCGGTGCTGGCCGGCACGCTGGTGCTGCTGGCCGGTTTGCTGCAGGGTTCACTGATGCAGGGCCCACTGATGCAGGGTTCACGGATGCCGCCCGGCGGCGCCTGGATCGGCCTCGCCCTGCTGATGGCCTTCCCCGCGTCGGAGGCGGTGATTGCCGTGCTGCACCGGCTGATCAGCGAGTCGGCGCGGCCACGCTCGCTGCCACGGCTGGCGCTGCGTGAGGGCATCCCGGCCGCCCACCGGGTGCTGGTGGTGGTGCCGGCGATGCTGGACAGCAGCGCCTCGGTCGATGCGCTGGCGCACCGGCTGGAGCTGCACCACCTGGCCAACCCCGAGCCGGCCGCCCAGTTCGCGCTGCTCAGCGACTGGGCCGACGCCGATGCCGCGCAGGTGGCGGGGGATGAGGCTCTGCTGGCGCATGCCCGCCAGCGCATCGACGCGCTGAACGCGCGCCATCCGGGCGAGCCCAACGTCGGCCCGCGCTTCCTGCTGCTGCACCGCGAGCGGCGGTTCAGCGTCTCGGAGCAGCGCTGGATCGGCTGGGAGCGCAAGCGCGGCAAGCTCGAGCAGCTGATCACCGCGCTGGCGCAGGATCTGCCGGGGCCGTTCATCGACAGCGGTGCGGCATCGCGGCTGCCGGTGGGTGTGCCTTATGTGCTCACGCTCGACAGCGACACCCAGCTGCCGCCCGGCAGCCTGCGTGCGCTGGTGGGCGTGGCGGCCCATCCGTGCAACCGCCCCCGGGTGGATGCGGCGCGCCGCCGTGTCGATGCCGGCTATGGCATGCTGCAGCCGCGCATCGCCGTGCCGCTGCCTGCGCTGCGCCAGGTGACGCGCTTTCACCGGTTGTTCGCCGGCCAGTGCGGCATCGACCCCTACAGCGCGGCCAGCTCCGAGGTGTACCAGGACCTGTTCGGCGAAGGCAGCTTCAGCGGCAAGGGCCTGCTCGACGTGCAGGCCGTGCATGCGGTGCTGTCGCAACGCCTGCCCAACGATCAGGTGCTCAGCCACGACCTCTTCGAAGGCTCGCTCGCGCGCTGCGCCGTGGTCACCGACATCAGCCTGATCGAGGAGTCGCCGTTCCATGCCGACGTGGCCGCCTCGCGCCTGCACCGCTGGACGCGGGGTGACTGGCAGCTGCTGCCGCTGCTGCTGTCGCCCCGGCGCTTCCGGCTGCGCGCGGTCAACCGCTGGAAGATGATCGACAACCTGCGCCGTTCGCTGGTGGCGCCGCTGTCGCTGCTGCTGCTGGTGCTGTCGCTCGCCGGCGTGGGGCTGGTGCCGGCCGCGGCGCTGGCGCTGGTGTTCGCAGCTTTCTCGGCAGGTCCGCTGATGGGTGCGGTGGCCGGCCTGTTGCCGCACCGCATCGAGCTGGCCCGGCTGTACTTCTACCGCCACGCGCTGGCCGACCTGCTGCGTGCGTTGGCGGGCGGGCTGTGGCACCTGGCGCTGCAGCTGCACCAGGCGCGGCTGGACTGCGATGCGGTGGCGCGCGCGCTGTGGCGCATGGGGGTCAGCCGGCGCCACCTGCTGCAGTGGACCACCGCGGCGGTGGCGCAGGCGCAGGCGGCCACGCGCCTGGCCGTGCTGCTGCGCCGCCATGCCGCCGACCCGGCACTGGCCACGCTGCTGCTCGGCGGGCTGCTGCTGGCCGGCACGCCCCATGCGGCGCTGGCGGCGGTGGTGTGCGGCATCTGGGCCGCCACGCCGGTGTGGATCTGGTGCGCCAGCCGGCCGCGCTCGCCGCGTGCCGATGCCGCGCTGCTGCCGGCGCAGCAGCAGTACCTGGAGGGTGTGGCGCGCGACACCTGGCGCTTCTTCGAACGCTGCGTGACCGCCGACGACCTGCACCTGCCGCCCGACAACCTGCAGACCGTACCGCACGAGACGCTGGCGCACCGCACCTCGCCCACCAACATGGGCCTGTACCTGCTGAGCGCGGCCTGCGCCCGCGAGTTCGGCTGGATCACCGGCGTTGAACTGGCAGACCGGCTGGAGGCCACGCTGGCCACGATGGACCGCCTGCCGCGCCACCGTGGCCACTTCTTCAACTGGTACGACACGCAGACCGGTGCGGCGCTGTTGCCCATCTACGTGTCCACGGTGGACAGCGGCAACCTGGGCGGCCACCTGCTGGCCGTCAGCCAGGCCTGCCTGGCCCTGGCCGCCGAGCCCGGCACCGACGAGCCGCTGCGCGGCCGCCTGCAGTTGCTGGCCAGCCGCTGCGCCGACCTCGCCTGGAACGCCGACTACCGCTTTCTCTACCACCCGCGGCGGCGGCTGTTCCACATCGGCTACCGCGTGGCCGAGCAGGCGCTTGACGCCGGGCTCTACGACCTGCTGGCCTCCGAATCGCGCCTGACCAGCCTGCTGGCCATCGCCAAGGGTGACGTGCCGGTGAGCCACTGGGCGGCGCTGGGCCGGCCGTTCTTCGCGGTGGGGGCGGTGGCCGGCCTGCGCTCGTGGTCGGGCTCGATGTTCGAGTACCTGATGCCCAGCCTGCTGCTGGAAGAGCCTGAAGGCAGCGTGCTGCGTGACGCCGGCCTGGCCGCCGTGCGCGAGCAGATGCACTTTGCCAGCGCGCACCACGTGCCCTGGGGCATCTCGGAGTCGGCCTTCGCTGGCCGAGACCACACGCTGGCCTACCAGTACGCGCCGCAAGGCGTGCCGCGGCTGGCCTTGCGCCGCACACCACCTGATGAGCTGGTGGTGGCGCCGTATGCCACCGCGCTGGCGGCCGAGGTGGCACCGCGCCGCGCAGCCGCCAACCTGGTGGCGCTGCAGGGCCTGGGCGCACGCGGCGCGCTGGGCTTCATCGAAGCGCTGGACTACACGCCGGCGCGGCAGGTGGCCGGGGAGGGCGTGGCCCGCGTGTCCACCTTCATGTCGCACCACCAGGGCATGAGCCTGGTGGCGCTGGCCAATGTGCTGCGCGACGGCGTGGTGCGCCGCTGGGCGATGGCCGATGCCCACGTGGAGGCGATGGCGCCGCTGCTGCATGAACGGGCGCCACGGGCGGTGCCTTCGCTGAACGCGCCGCCGGCCGGTCCGCCGCTGCAGGCCCTCCAGCGCCGTGGCCCCGGCCTGCTGCGCGAAGTGCGGCCGGGCGCCGCCGCGCTGGAGCCTACCCATGTGCTGTCCAACGGCCGCTACAGCGTCACATTGCGGGCCAACGGCGCAGGCTGCAGCCGCTGGGGCAGCGCCGGCATCCACCGCTGGCGCGACGATGCGCTGCGGGATGCGCTGGGCAGCTTCCTGTACATCCGGCGCGGGCCGCTCGGGCGCCTGGCGTCCCTCACCCAGCATCCCGCGCCCGATGCGGCGGCCGCTTACGCCAGCACCTACCACGCCGATCGCGTGTGCTTCGAGGCCCGCTGGCCCGACCTGCAGGCCCAGGTCACCGTCTGGGTGAGCCCCGAGGACGACATCGAGTTTCGCCAGGTGGAGCTGCGCAACCTGGGCGCTGCGACGCTCGACCTCGAACTGATCTCTGCCTTCGAGCTGACCTTGGCCGAGCCGCGGGCAGACGAGGCCCACCCCGCCTTCTCCAACCTGTTCGTGGGCGCGCAGTGGCGCCCGGCGCTGCAGGCCCTGGTGTTCGAGCGCCGGCCCCGGCTGGCCGATGAGCGTGGGTTGATGGCGGCGCACTTCCTGGCCGCCAGCGAGCCGGTGCAGGCTGTGCAGGCGGTGCGTTTGCAGGCCGACCGCCAGCGCTGGCTGGGGCGCAACCGCAGCGCCAGCCGTCCGCTGGCGCTGTTCGAGGCGGCGCCCGGGTCGCCTGACGCGCCCGCCGATGCGCCGCCCGTGACGCTGGACACCGGGTTGGACCCGGTGTGCGCGATGTCGCTGCAGCTGCGCATCGCCTCCGGCGCCAAGGTGCTGCTGACGCTGGCGACTGCCGCCACCGACAACGGCGGCGTGCTCAGCGCGGTGATCGACAAGTACCGCCAGCCGGTGCACGTGGAGCGCGCTTCGCTGATGTCGGCCACGCTCACCGGCATCCGGCTGCGCACGCTGGACATCGGCCCCGAGGCTTTTGCCGCCGTGCAAAGCCTGACCACCGCGCTGCTGTTCACGCTCACGCAGCCGCGCCCGCTGGCCGGCGACGCTGGGCAACCGCCTGCCATCGACCGCCGGCAGCTGTGGCGCTTCGGCATGTCCGGCGACCGGCCCATCGTGCTGGTGTCGGCCCGCGAATCGCAGGGGCTGGGGCTGCTGCGTTCGCTGGCCCAGGCGCTGCGGCTGTGGTCCTGGGGCGGCATGGCCTGCGACCTGGTCGTCATCAATGCGGAACCGGCGTCCTACGCCCAGCCGCTGCAGCATGCGCTGGCGGTGCTGCGTGAGCGGCACGAGGCCGCCACCGCGGCCCAGGGCGGCATCGTGCACACCGGTTTCCACCTGCTGCAGGCGCATGAGGTGTCGGCTGAAGAGCTGGCCACGCTGCAGGGCCTGGCCCGGGTGCGTTGGCTGGCCGATGGCCGGCCGCTGGTGCGGCATGTGCAGGAGTGGCTGGCCCTGCACGAAAAAGCCTTCGAGCAGCGGCATGAGGTGTCGGGCACCGTGCTGGTGGCGGGCAGCGGTCCGGCGCTGCCGGTGCCGGCGCCGCGAGGCCGTTTCGCGGCGGGCGGCAGTGAGTTCCGGTTCGAGGTGGCGGCCTTGCTACGGCCGCCGCGGCCATGGATCAACGTCATGGCCAATGCGGGCTTCGGCACCCAGGTGTCGGAGGCCGGCGGCGGCTACACCTGGGCCGGCAACAGCCGGCTGCATCAATTGACCGCATGGTCCAACGATGCGGTGGCCGATCCGCCTGCCGAATGGCTGCTGCTGCAGGACCTGCGCAGCCGCGAAGCCTGGAGTGCCACGCCCTGCGCCTGGGGCGTGGCGGAGGCCGACGCGGTGACCTACCAGGTGACCCACGGCCAGGGCTACAGCGTCATCTCGCACCGGCGGCGCGACGTGGCGGTCACGCTCACCTGGTGCGTCGATCCGCAGCAGCCGCTCAAGCAGCTGCAGGTGGCCATCCACAACCTGGGTACGCAGACGCTGCGCCTGCGTGTGGTGGGCCTGGTGGAGTGGGCGATGGGCGCGGGCCGGGCCGATCGCGCCACCGTGCACACCACGCCGCTGCAGCAGCGCCTGGCGCAGGCCCGGCTGGTGGCGCTGCTGGCCACGCAGGGGGATGCATCCGCGGGCTTCGGCGGCAGCACGGCGTTTTTCGCGCTGGCGGGCCCGGCCGACGAAGACGAGGACTGGACCTGCGACCGGCGCGAATGCTTCGATGCCCGCGGTCGCCTGGTGTTGCCCGACCACTTTGGCCGCCAGCACGGCGCCGGGCTGGACCCGTGTGCGGCCTTGTCCACCCGGCTGGACATCGCGCCGGGCGCCTCGGCCCAGCGTGTGTTTTTGCTCGGCCATGCGCCGAACCTCGAGGCTGCCCGTGAACTGGCCGTGCGCGCGGCGGCAGCACCGGCCGATCAGCGGCTGCAGCAGGCGCGGCAGGACTGGGACACGCTGCTGCAGGCCACCACGGTGCGCACGCCCGATCCGCTGTTCGACGCGCTGGTCAACCGCTGGCTGCTGTACCAGACCGTCTCGTGCCGCCTGTGGGCCAAGGCGGGCTTCTACCAGGCGGGTGGTGCCACCGGCTTTCGCGACCAGTTGCAGGATGCGATGGCCCTGGCCTGGGCCGCGCCGCGGATGCTGCGCGAGCAGATCGTGCTGGCGGCTTCACGCCAGTTCGTCGAAGGCGATGTGCAGCACTGGTGGCATGCGCCGGGGGGTGCCGGTGTGCGCACCCATTTCAGCGACGACCTGCTGTGGCTGCCCTGGGCCTGCGCCCACTACCTGCGGGCCACCGACGACGCTGGACTGCTCGACGAGGCTGTGCCCTTTCTGGACGGGCCGGCGGTGCCAGCTGGGGCCGAGGACCTGTACGACACGCCCGGCCGCAGTGGGCAGTCGGCCTCGGTGTACGAACACGCGGCCCGCGCCATCGACCGCAGCCTGCGCACCGGTGTGCACGGCCTGCCCTTGATGGGCACCGGCGACTGGAACGACGGCATGAACCGCGTCGGTCATCAAGGCCGCGGTGAATCGGTGTGGCTGGGCTGGTTCCTGTGCGCGATGGTGGCCGACTTCGCCCCCATTGCGCGGGCCCGTGGCGAGCGCGCGCGCGCCGACCGCTGGGACGCGGCCGCCGTGGGCTGGCAGGCGGCACTGCGCGGCCCCGCCTGGGACGGCGCCTGGTTCCGCCGCGCCTTCTTCGACGATGGCAGCCCGCTCGGCTCGGAGGCCAATGCCGAGGCGCGCATCGACCTCATCGCCCAGGCCTGGGCGGTGCTGTCGGGCGTGGCCAGCTGGCCGCAGCAGCTGGTGGCGATGGCCGCGGTCGAGGCGCAGCTGGTGGATGCGTCCGCCGGCCTGGTGCGCCTGCTCCATCCGCCGCTGGCGCTGGCGCAGCCCAGTGCCGGCTACATCCAGGCCTACCCGGCGGGTGTGCGTGAGAACGGCGGCCAGTACTCCCACGGGGCGGTGTGGGCGCTGATGGCCCAGGCCCAGCTGTGGGCGGGCCATGCCCACCCGGGCAGCGACGAGGCGGCCTGGCGCTACTTCAGCTGGCTGAGCCCGGCGCACCGCGCGGCCGATCCCACCCAGGGCGCGGTGTACGGCCTGGAGCCCTACGTGATGGCCGGCGACGTCTACACCCACGTGCCCTACGTGGGCCGGGGCGGCTGGAGCTGGTACACCGGCGCCGCGGCCTGGATGCACCGGGCGGCGATCGAATCCATCCTCGGGCTGAAGCTGGCCGCCACCACGCTGTGCCTGCAACCCTGCCTGCCCGCGCACTGGCCGCGGGCCGAACTGGTGCTGCGGCGCGACGGCCGCACGTTGCGTTTCGTCCTGCTGCGCGGCACCGAGGCCGAGGCCCTGCACCTGGCGGCCACCCTGCCGGCCGGATTGCTGCGCCCGGGGCAGCCGCTGGCCTGGCAGGAGACGGGTGAGGCGGCTTGTTTCGTGGTGCCGGTGGAGGGCCCCTCGGCGTGA
- a CDS encoding Crp/Fnr family transcriptional regulator produces MTLQQNHLIGRLPRRERERLQGLSELVQLARPDVIHDQARPLRHVYFPVDGCVSLLTQLEAHPSVEVGMVGREGMLGTWLVLGVPRVPLQAVVQGSGSAWRLGTVPLRRELLQSPAMRRVFERYVVVLMTQLATSSACLRFHHIEPRLARWLLMTQDRAHADRFPVTHEFLASLLGVRRAGVTLAAGALQARGQITYHRGVVVVLDRAGLEGSACSCYAADRRVYDTMLG; encoded by the coding sequence TTGACGCTGCAGCAGAACCACTTGATCGGTCGGCTGCCGCGCCGTGAACGCGAGCGACTGCAAGGCCTGAGCGAACTGGTGCAGCTGGCGCGACCCGACGTGATCCACGATCAAGCCCGGCCGCTGCGCCATGTGTACTTTCCGGTGGACGGCTGCGTCTCGCTGCTCACCCAGCTGGAGGCGCACCCCAGCGTGGAAGTGGGCATGGTGGGGCGGGAGGGCATGCTCGGCACCTGGCTGGTGCTGGGCGTGCCCCGTGTGCCGCTGCAGGCGGTGGTGCAAGGCAGCGGCAGCGCCTGGCGCCTGGGCACGGTGCCACTGCGGCGCGAACTGTTGCAAAGCCCGGCCATGCGCCGGGTGTTCGAGCGCTATGTGGTGGTGCTGATGACGCAGCTGGCCACCTCGTCGGCCTGCCTGCGTTTCCACCACATCGAGCCGCGTCTGGCGCGCTGGCTGCTGATGACGCAGGACCGCGCGCATGCCGACCGCTTTCCGGTCACGCATGAGTTTCTCGCCTCGCTGCTGGGCGTGCGCCGGGCCGGCGTGACCCTGGCAGCCGGCGCGCTGCAGGCGCGCGGCCAGATCACCTACCACCGCGGGGTGGTGGTGGTGCTCGACCGCGCCGGCCTGGAAGGCAGCGCCTGCAGCTGTTACGCCGCCGACCGCCGCGTGTACGACACGATGCTGGGCTGA
- a CDS encoding VIT1/CCC1 transporter family protein, which produces MGHRHTERHRTERIGWLRAAVLGANDGIVSTASLVIGVAAASASHAALLATGVAGLVAGAMSMAAGEYVSVHSQADTEQADMACERAELQADAAAERRELAGLYVARGLDAAPAEQVAAQLMTHDALGAHAREELGISAALSARPWPGAWRVAFWGALAMALTAGAGAWFGAVA; this is translated from the coding sequence GTGGGGCACCGACACACCGAACGCCACCGCACCGAGCGCATCGGCTGGCTGCGCGCGGCCGTGCTCGGTGCCAACGACGGCATCGTCTCCACGGCCAGCCTGGTCATCGGGGTTGCCGCGGCCAGCGCCAGCCACGCCGCGCTGCTGGCCACCGGCGTGGCCGGGCTGGTGGCCGGTGCCATGTCCATGGCCGCGGGCGAGTATGTGTCGGTGCATTCGCAGGCCGACACCGAACAGGCCGACATGGCATGCGAGCGGGCCGAACTGCAGGCCGACGCGGCGGCGGAACGGCGTGAGCTGGCCGGCCTGTACGTCGCCCGCGGACTGGATGCCGCGCCGGCCGAGCAGGTGGCCGCGCAGCTGATGACACACGATGCGCTGGGCGCCCACGCGCGCGAAGAGCTTGGCATCAGCGCGGCCTTGAGCGCCCGGCCCTGGCCCGGCGCCTGGCGTGTGGCCTTCTGGGGTGCCTTGGCCATGGCCCTCACGGCCGGTGCGGGCGCCTGGTTCGGCGCGGTGGCGTAG
- a CDS encoding Crp/Fnr family transcriptional regulator, producing the protein MPVRIEPKANQLLAALPAADWARWEPQLEWVKMPLGQVLYESGATLTHAYFPTTSIVSLLYVLEDGASAEIAVAGNDGLVGISLFMGGGSTPSRGVVQSAGEGYRIRSSFIRTEFDRAGAVMHLLLRYTQALITQMSQTAVCNRHHSLDQQLCRWLLLSMDRLPGRELVMTQELIANMLGVRREGVTAAALKLQTAGLIRYARGHITVLDRSGLEERTCECYAVVRNEYTRLLPPGTAR; encoded by the coding sequence ATGCCAGTCCGCATCGAGCCGAAGGCCAACCAGCTGCTGGCCGCTTTGCCAGCGGCCGATTGGGCGCGTTGGGAGCCCCAGCTCGAGTGGGTGAAGATGCCGCTCGGCCAGGTGCTTTATGAATCGGGCGCCACGCTCACGCACGCGTACTTCCCCACCACGTCGATCGTCTCGCTGCTGTACGTGCTGGAAGACGGCGCCTCCGCCGAGATCGCCGTGGCCGGCAACGACGGCCTGGTGGGCATCTCGCTGTTCATGGGGGGCGGCTCCACGCCCAGCCGGGGCGTGGTGCAAAGCGCGGGTGAGGGTTATCGCATCCGCTCGTCGTTCATACGCACCGAGTTCGACCGCGCGGGCGCGGTGATGCACCTGCTGCTGCGCTACACGCAGGCGCTGATCACCCAGATGTCGCAGACGGCGGTGTGCAACCGCCACCATTCGCTGGACCAGCAGCTGTGCCGCTGGCTACTGCTCAGCATGGACCGGCTGCCGGGCCGCGAACTGGTGATGACGCAGGAGCTGATCGCCAACATGCTGGGCGTGCGGCGCGAGGGCGTCACTGCCGCGGCGCTGAAGCTGCAGACCGCCGGCCTCATCCGCTATGCCCGCGGCCACATCACGGTGCTGGACCGCAGCGGCCTGGAAGAACGCACCTGCGAGTGCTACGCCGTCGTGCGCAACGAGTACACGCGGCTGCTGCCGCCGGGCACCGCGCGCTGA
- a CDS encoding TetR/AcrR family transcriptional regulator → MSPTGLATEAFSATVAPEGRHPPRRRLPASTRTAQILEAALQVFADKGYAAARIDDIAAAAGLSKGGIYTHFKSKEEIFEALLTRVLQPPGSAAVPWPEGRAVTPAVLVQRVIDPLYGSVTQPQGLAMLRLLLAEGERAPQAVDRWMAATLEPYHAELEALVRRGVAQGHLRDGVLAGSPRLLLAPLLHFLFDLLIQGDAVRDQAAQRRALHAALVVEQMAPR, encoded by the coding sequence ATGAGCCCGACCGGTCTGGCCACCGAGGCCTTCTCCGCCACCGTCGCCCCTGAGGGCCGGCACCCGCCCCGCCGCCGGCTGCCGGCTTCCACCCGCACGGCGCAGATCCTGGAGGCGGCGCTGCAGGTGTTTGCCGACAAGGGCTATGCGGCGGCCCGCATCGACGACATCGCGGCCGCGGCGGGGCTGTCCAAGGGCGGCATCTACACCCACTTCAAGAGCAAGGAAGAGATCTTCGAGGCCTTGCTCACGCGCGTGCTGCAACCGCCCGGCAGCGCCGCCGTGCCCTGGCCCGAGGGCCGGGCCGTGACACCGGCGGTGTTGGTGCAAAGGGTGATCGACCCCTTGTACGGCAGCGTGACGCAGCCGCAGGGCCTGGCCATGCTGCGCCTGCTGCTGGCCGAGGGTGAGCGTGCGCCGCAGGCCGTGGACCGCTGGATGGCGGCCACCCTGGAGCCCTACCACGCGGAGCTGGAAGCGCTGGTGCGGCGCGGTGTGGCGCAGGGCCATCTGCGCGATGGTGTGCTGGCCGGTTCACCGCGGCTGCTGCTGGCGCCGCTGCTGCACTTCCTGTTCGACCTGCTGATCCAGGGCGATGCGGTGCGCGACCAGGCCGCCCAGCGCCGCGCGCTGCATGCGGCGCTGGTGGTCGAGCAGATGGCGCCGCGTTGA